A single Salminus brasiliensis chromosome 20, fSalBra1.hap2, whole genome shotgun sequence DNA region contains:
- the LOC140542213 gene encoding interleukin-25 → MQQLQLLGLLTLTLLVVNPSQCNPIGEQCALEPGFSSISIVNLDSLEKYDVEVTNQPNRLNERSLAAWEYVEVNKDVTRVPQVIYEARCLTTHSCNGVNSAYSVESVPLTFKMPVLRKHPGCPFYSIEFESVTMACICATSRRT, encoded by the exons ATGCAACAGCTACAG ctCCTGGGTCTTCTCACCCTGACTCTTCTGGTGGTAAACCCAAGCCAGTGCAATCCCATCGGGGAACAGTGCGCACTGGAGCCAGGCTTTTCTTCAATCAGTATTGTCAATCTGGACAGCCTGGAGAAATATGATGTTGAAGTTACCAACCAGCCCAACCGACTCAACGAGCGCAGCCTGGCTGCATGGGAATACGT GGAAGTGAATAAAGACGTGACCCGGGTGCCACAGGTCATCTATGAAGCCAGATGCCTTACAACTCACTCCTGTAACGGAGTGAACAGCGCTTACAGCGTTGAAAGCGTCCCCCTCACATTCAAAATGCCCGTGCTTCGGAAGCACCCAGGATGCCCGTTCTACTCCATTGAATTCGAGTCCGTTACCATGGCCTGTATATGTGCAACATCCCGAAGGACCTAA